TCACCCACGCCTTACTGATGCTCTTGGTCGGGGTTCTAGTCGGACTCTTAGTGGGGGTCCTGGGTGGTGTCCTGGGTGTACTTTTAGGTGTAGTTTTAGGTGTGGTTTTGGGTGTAGTTTTAGGTGTAGTTTTGGGTGTAGTTTTAGGTGTGGGTTTGGGTGTGGTCTTCTTGCccattagctgttgttgttgttgggtcaGTTTCTGCATGTCGTTCTGTAGTGACCTCAGAGCCTCACTCAGCTTCAGGACCACCTCATTATACTCCCCTAGAACAGCCCCTCCCCCCGGCTCAGGCCCCTCCCATTTATCCGCCACTGTCTCAGCCCCCTTCCTCGTATCCATGGAAAACGTCACCTGCTTCTCCAATCGCGCCTGTGGGCGGGAGTTCCCTTCATCGGccttccctttctcctcttctctctcctcctcctctttcagctGCTCCTCCATGTGGCTGAGACGCTCCTCCAGAGATAtaggctcctctcctccctctcctccctctcctccctctcctctcttcagctGTAGGAAGGCAGTCTTGCCcagcctctgtctgtgtctggtgaATATGGCCTCTATGCGTCTCTTCTGGGCCTCGATGGCTCTGCGTTTCTCCTCCAGGCGAGCCCCCAGCTCCCAGGCCTCTGTACCCGGCTCAGGGTGCTTCCCTCCTGGGCTGGGGGTATGGAGGGTGGGGGTGGTCGGGGTGCTGGTTGACTCCTCTCCCGGTGCGGCCGACTGTCTCCTTCTGTCCCGCCGCTCGGCGAAGCTCGTCATCTGTGGGCTGCCGCTATTGTCACCGGTGTTGCTGATGCTGCCGTTGCCGTGACGACCGTGGCCAGGGCGGACGTTGCCGGGGGCGTTTCTAGGAAGGTCGTCGGAAGCTTCCGATGAGTCCACACTTCCGTCGCGGAGGACTGAGTCATCGTCCCGCGAGCCATCCGAtctccccttctccctgcctCCCACTCTCCGCTTCTCTCCTCcgcccccctcccctcctattGGTCGGTAGAGCATTCCGGAGCGGCAGGGGGCGGAGCTGCTGAGCTGGGTGAGATCGTATTCAGGAGAATGAAGGAAGAAACCTGCAGGAGCTCCTTCTGGACGCAAGCGTGGCTCtggccttcctcctcctcctcctcctcctcctcctcctccatctcctttctctcctcttttccctcctccccctctttctcctccaggaGTGTGGATGATCTCGACTGTCGGCAGCTCTCCTAGGGCcgttgtgtgtgagtgtatgtgcggACCCCAGGAGGAGCGTTGAGGGACGGAGGCGCTGACCAGGTGACTGAGGTCCTCGGGGGGGCTGTATGGGACCCGTGTCATCCCCGATGACATCCTGCTCGATGAAGTCATCATGGCGGGCACGCCAGCGGTCAGGCTGTTGGTGCTGGCGGAATGCACGGGGTTGCCCATGACAACGTCCACGTCACTGTCCAGACCGAATGGAATACTGAAGGTTACAGCCGAGAGTGGacgactggagggagagagatggagagggagagaagagagacagagagggagagaaagagggaggaagagagagagagaagagagagggaggaagagagagagaaagaaagaaggaggaagagagagagagagagggcgagagagagagaaagagagagatggggagagagagagagagagacgaagagagagggatagagagacagagagagaggaagagagagatggggagagacagagagacagagagagagggatagagagagagacgaagagtgaggaagagagagggatagagagagagaggttcaatCTGGGAGGATGGTCCTAAATAAATATCTCCCCAGGCTGAAACAGTCCGCCATCCTACTCACCGGATCTGTTTCTTGGTCCACATGTTCCCTTCTACATGTGACAGAAAGGGAGATGTAGTCAGGAAGAGATCTCCAACACTTAGACTTCTCTCAATTGCAATCTCCTCGTGTCCTCGTCgtcttctcaaaacccattggatgagaaagccagaggtccctcccctctgacttttaccctccaatgggttttgagaagtagacgaggagagaggacaacgagGAGTATGCAATGGGGGGAAAAGCCCACAGATGCACAAAGACAGCTTTAAACTACATTACCCAGAATCCCCATCTCTCTTACCAGATGACGCAGGAGAGGATATGGGGACAAAGGGCTGTTTGAAGATATAGGAGGGAGAGCCACTGGAATAGAACACACATTATTATTCACAATGACTATCTGTAATATACGTCTCGTTCTGCCATAGATACAATAAACATGTGGATGTGTTTCTCTCTGGGGTCGAGACCCCATAGCACATCATGACGAAGACTCGTGAAAACTTCCTGTGTTATCGAGATGCCAATGAGATTCAGTATATAACACAGACTCATAGTAATGGATGTGAAAGAACGTGGAAATGCATTGCACTTGGTTGATTGCTGTCGTTTCCCAGTTGCATTGCACTGTCAAACAATAACTACATgttgaatgaatgtgtgtgtgtgtcctgattTTACCTGTTGCTGTTCCCACTGACAGGACTGGTGCAATCCAACAACCCCGAGGCATCTGGCACACAGAGAAACCTATTCATGTTATCAACCATAACGCCACCTAAACAGGTTATACAGCggtctaatctctctctctcgctctctctgtccttccactctctttctcacacacacacacacacacacacacacacacacacacacacacacacacacacacacacacacacacacacacctcccctacCTGTCAGGTCTAGAGGTAGTAATGGCTTGACGAAGTCAGGTTTATGCACCTCGAACCATCCCAGCAGCTCTGCTATGAAACTCATGATGTTCACCTGAAGGACAACAGGGGAATGAACCTTTTGTAATGGAACCCTTTTTGACAGTAATAATCCAGTAACAACATTCTGTCCGACCACCTGTCGTTTACAGACGGGGAGGTGGAGGGTTAAAGGagagctacagatgtaggatcttcatttgatcactctttttgttttattatttcacctttatttaaccgggttaACCGGGTTACGCCggttctcatttacaacggcgacctggccaagataaagcagtgcgacacaaacaacaacacagttacacatggagtaaaacaaacgcacagtcaataacacaatagaaaagtctatatacagtgt
The nucleotide sequence above comes from Oncorhynchus masou masou isolate Uvic2021 unplaced genomic scaffold, UVic_Omas_1.1 unplaced_scaffold_10362, whole genome shotgun sequence. Encoded proteins:
- the LOC135528798 gene encoding calmodulin-regulated spectrin-associated protein 3-like, coding for VVGQNVVTGLLLSKRVPLQKVHSPVVLQVNIMSFIAELLGWFEVHKPDFVKPLLPLDLTDASGLLDCTSPVSGNSNSGSPSYIFKQPFVPISSPASSEGNMWTKKQIRRPLSAVTFSIPFGLDSDVDVVMGNPVHSASTNSLTAGVPAMMTSSSRMSSGMTRVPYSPPEDLSHLVSASVPQRSSWGPHIHSHTTALGELPTVEIIHTPGGERGGGGKRGEKGDGGGGGGGGGGGRPEPRLRPEGAPAGFFLHSPEYDLTQLSSSAPCRSGMLYRPIGGEGGGGEKRRVGGREKGRSDGSRDDDSVLRDGSVDSSEASDDLPRNAPGNVRPGHGRHGNGSISNTGDNSGSPQMTSFAERRDRRRQSAAPGEESTSTPTTPTLHTPSPGGKHPEPGTEAWELGARLEEKRRAIEAQKRRIEAIFTRHRQRLGKTAFLQLKRGEGGEGGEGGEEPISLEERLSHMEEQLKEEEEREEEKGKADEGNSRPQARLEKQVTFSMDTRKGAETVADKWEGPEPGGGAVLGEYNEVVLKLSEALRSLQNDMQKLTQQQQQLMGKKTTPKPTPKTTPKTTPKTTPKTTPKTTPKSTPRTPPRTPTKSPTRTPTKSISKAWVIPAGSKPPTSTTSPSRRALPQLSSTPPKTPTSTTSPLAGPSPSSPPSRRALPQLSSNPPKTPISSSCPAPRTKIHSSSPRSPKHHLRPSQPHPRPSELKFPPSTRVLTPPQHVDSLPHLRRVSPSQCQVQTSSSFRIGGPCTPQKPPAATLPQPEESTSETGSSETQFSLELEEQEGLGGGRPVFPQPRRGRSGGGSSSGAPSEGSFESETLTSNRRNVGIPRNPRENRGNLRNPRENRGNQSNRTDTEHRTPRTLSGTHRADGTGGREGGVGFFFKEEMRCEDEMAQRRAALLGRQQKRAEDLKRRRQWNEQERES